The DNA region GCGGATAACACCATTCTTATTTTTACCACGGATAATGGAACCGCAGGAGGGAATCGTGTTTTTGATGCTGGTCTAAGAGGTTCTAAAGGTAGCGAGTATGAAGGTGGCCACCGTGTACCTTTTCTAGTCCGATGGCCAAATGGTGAGCTTACGGGTGGTAAGGATATTGATAAATTGGTAGCACATTACGACCTGCTTCCTACGTTTGTAGATTTATTAGGTTTTGATTTTAATCCGGTAAAGCCATTGGATGGCAAAAGTTTAAAACCCTTGCTCTATGATACTGCACAAGATTGGCCTAACAGAACTTTATATATGGATACCCAGCGCCTGCAGAATTTGGTGAAGTATCGAAAGTACGCTGTAATGGATGACAATTGGCGTCTTGTAAACGGTACGGAACTATATAATATGAATCAAGACCGCAGCCAGATAACCAATGTTTTTGATAAGCACCCAGAAGTTGTAGAAAAATTGGCTTTAGGTTATGAAAAGTGGTGGCAATCTATAACAGATGATGGTGTTAACGAACGCTACGCCTATATCAAAGTGGGAACACCACAAGAGAACCCCAGTCGTATTTCAGCCCATGATATGTTAACGGGCAAGTTCTCCCATATGTGGCACCAGTATGGAGCCGCCAGTGCGGTTCAAGCTACGGGTAGTTGGAAAATTCAATTCGTTGAAGATGGTGAGTATAAAATTACCCTACGTCGGTTTCCTCGTGAAAGCGGATTCGGAATAAATGAGACTTTCCCAGAGCAGAAAAAAACAGTAGAACTAGATCGAACGATGCCGGCTAGTGTAAAGTCGGATTTTGAGAGTGCTTATATTTTTGTGGCTGATTTAGAAGAAACGGCAGAAATTCAGAAAAACCAACAAGAAGTAACTTTTACAAGCCATATTTCTGCAGGAAAATATAATATGGAGGCTCAATTAATAGATAAAGATAAAAGGGTTCACCCTGCTTATTATGTGTATATAGAAAAGCTCTAATGGTTTTTCAAGAGCAACTAGTACACTCAAGCACTTGTAGTAATAGGACTAATTATTACTTAAAAATCAAGTAAAGGCAAAAAAAGTATCGAATATGGTGCTTAATGTGGTGGTTTGGAGTAAAACGAGAATATAAATTTGCGCTATTAAATAGAACTTATGTCCAAAACGATAAAAATTACGGATGTTCAAATAAAAGACGTCCGTTTTCCAACGAGTAAATCACTAGATGGTTCTGATGCCATGAACCCAGATCCGGATTATTCGGCAGCTTATGTTATTCTCAAAACTGATTCGGTAGATGGGTTGGAAGGTCATGGATTAACCTTTACCATTGGTCGTGGTAATGAATTGTGTGCTGCGGCTATTCAATCTTTAGCACCTTTGGTCATTGGTAAAACCTTAGAAAGTTTTACCGCGGATATGGGTGCCTTTTGGAAAATGATTACTGGTGATAGTCAGCTACGTTGGTTGGGGCCCGAAAAAGGAGTGATTCATTTGGCAACAGGAGCTATGGTGAATGCCGTTTGGGATTTATACGCCAAAGCGGAAGGCAAACCTTTGTGGAAATTATTAGCGGATATGTCTCCAGAGGAATTGGTGCGTTGTGTTGATTTTACGTACATAACGGATGCCGTTACGCCTAAAGAGGCTCTTGCGATGTTAAAAGAGAAAGAAAGTTCAAAGCAACAACGAATTGACCGTTTGAAAGAATCGGGCTATCCGGCATATACTACTTCCGCAGGCTGGTTGGGGTATTCTGATGATAAGATGAGAAGGCTGTGTAGAGAGGCTAAAGCTGCTGGATTTGACCATATGAAAATAAAGGTCGGTTCTGACCTGCAAGATGATATGCGCCGAGCCGCGATTATTCGTGAAGAAATAGGTGACGATTTAAGATTGATGATGGATGCCAACCAGAAATGGGATGTTGACGAAGCCATCGAAAATATGGCGGCACTGAAAAAGTTCAATCCGTATTGGATTGAAGAGCCCACAAGTCCTGATGATGTTTTAGGACATGCCAGGATTGCAAAAGCCATTGCACCTATTAAAGTGGCAACAGGTGAACACTGTCAGAATAGGGTAATGTTCAAACAGTTGATGCAGGCCAAAGCCATAGAAATATGTCAGATAGATAGTTGTAGGGTAGGAGGTGTCAATGAAATATTGGCCATTCTGTTTATGGCGGCAAAGTTCAATATTCCGGTTTGTCCGCATGCGGGCGGTGTTGGTTTGTGTGAATATGTACAACATTTATCCATGATCGATTATATTGCAATCAGCGGTTCTTTAGAAAATCGTATTATTGAGTTTGTAGACCATTTACATGAACATTTTTTCGACCCCGTAGTCATTAAAAAGGGAGCGTATATGCCACCTAGTATGGCAGGATATAGCATTACGATGAAACCCGAATCCCTAGCGGAATATAGTTTTCCGAACGGAAGTTATTGGGAGAAAGAATTAAGTGCAACATTATAATTTAGCTATGAAATTTAGTTTAGAAAATAAGTCGGCTGTGGTCACCGGTGGCGGCAGTGGTATTGGTAAGGCTATCTGTATAGCTCTGGCGGAGCAGGGGGCAATTGTTCATATTCTGGAGTTGAACAAAGAGAATGCCGCGGATACGATTACTCAAATAGAAACTATGGGCGGTAGTGCTTTTGCTTATGGTTGTAATGTGGCTGTACAAAGTGAGGTTAGAACGGCATTTGAAACCTTACGGAAGAATGGGGAAATTGATATTCTCGTTAATAATGCAGGCATTGCCCATATTGGAAATCTAGAGAATTGCAAAGAGGAAGATTTAGACCGTTTGTACGACGTTAATATTAAGGGCGTCTATAATTGCATGCATGCAGGTATTGAATCATTGAAAAAGTCTAGCGGAGTAATAATAAATATGGCTTCAATTGCATCATCGGTGGGGATTAATGATAGGTTTGCCTATTCTATGACCAAGGGCGCCGTTTTAACCATGACCTATTCCGTGGCTAAGGATTATTTGGCAGATGGCATTCGGTGCAACTGCATATCTCCAGGTAGGGTACATACACCTTTTGTAGACGGATTTATAAATAAAAATTATCCCGGTAGGGAAAAGGAAATTTTTGAAAAACTTTCAAAAACCCAACCTATAGGTCGTATGGGCAAACCGGAGGAAGTAGCTAATTTGGCGGTATATCTTTGTTCGGAAGAAGCGTCATTTATTACGGGGACCAATTTCCCCATAGATGGTGGATTCGTTACCTTAAACGGTTCATAGGATATTGCTTTTAAAGAAAACAGACACATATCAACTTAAAAAATAGAGATGAAATTAATAAGATTTGGAAGTATAGGTGAAGAAAAACCGGGTGTGCAATTGGATAACGGAACGCGATTGGACGTCTCTGAATTTATATCGGATTACACCGAAGAGTTTTTTGGAGGTAACGGTATATCGGAGTTAAGCGATTGGTTAGCGAAAAACGAAAGAAATTGTCCCGTAGTTTCTAAC from Zobellia alginiliquefaciens includes:
- a CDS encoding L-fuconate dehydratase, whose product is MSKTIKITDVQIKDVRFPTSKSLDGSDAMNPDPDYSAAYVILKTDSVDGLEGHGLTFTIGRGNELCAAAIQSLAPLVIGKTLESFTADMGAFWKMITGDSQLRWLGPEKGVIHLATGAMVNAVWDLYAKAEGKPLWKLLADMSPEELVRCVDFTYITDAVTPKEALAMLKEKESSKQQRIDRLKESGYPAYTTSAGWLGYSDDKMRRLCREAKAAGFDHMKIKVGSDLQDDMRRAAIIREEIGDDLRLMMDANQKWDVDEAIENMAALKKFNPYWIEEPTSPDDVLGHARIAKAIAPIKVATGEHCQNRVMFKQLMQAKAIEICQIDSCRVGGVNEILAILFMAAKFNIPVCPHAGGVGLCEYVQHLSMIDYIAISGSLENRIIEFVDHLHEHFFDPVVIKKGAYMPPSMAGYSITMKPESLAEYSFPNGSYWEKELSATL
- a CDS encoding arylsulfatase, encoding MDYKLVDSSKGVMRYNNRNLALKDLLIFMFFFCGSLMFGQAQSPSKEKPNVIVVITDDQGMGDLGCYGNPYIKTPNIDAFYKDAVRLNNYHVSTTCAPSRGAIMSGRHTNRLNVFHTIAGRSILFEDEVILPQIFAQNGYTNGMFGKWHLGDNYPYRPEDRGFHEVVRHGGGGITQGPDYWGNDYFDDTYWHNGKTEKYEGYCTDVFFSEAMDFIETNKDNPFFCYIATNAPHGPLNVPEEYMNMYKGVKGLEEKFQRFYGMITNIDDNFKLLEDKLDELNIADNTILIFTTDNGTAGGNRVFDAGLRGSKGSEYEGGHRVPFLVRWPNGELTGGKDIDKLVAHYDLLPTFVDLLGFDFNPVKPLDGKSLKPLLYDTAQDWPNRTLYMDTQRLQNLVKYRKYAVMDDNWRLVNGTELYNMNQDRSQITNVFDKHPEVVEKLALGYEKWWQSITDDGVNERYAYIKVGTPQENPSRISAHDMLTGKFSHMWHQYGAASAVQATGSWKIQFVEDGEYKITLRRFPRESGFGINETFPEQKKTVELDRTMPASVKSDFESAYIFVADLEETAEIQKNQQEVTFTSHISAGKYNMEAQLIDKDKRVHPAYYVYIEKL
- a CDS encoding SDR family NAD(P)-dependent oxidoreductase produces the protein MKFSLENKSAVVTGGGSGIGKAICIALAEQGAIVHILELNKENAADTITQIETMGGSAFAYGCNVAVQSEVRTAFETLRKNGEIDILVNNAGIAHIGNLENCKEEDLDRLYDVNIKGVYNCMHAGIESLKKSSGVIINMASIASSVGINDRFAYSMTKGAVLTMTYSVAKDYLADGIRCNCISPGRVHTPFVDGFINKNYPGREKEIFEKLSKTQPIGRMGKPEEVANLAVYLCSEEASFITGTNFPIDGGFVTLNGS